The following are encoded in a window of Pseudomonas multiresinivorans genomic DNA:
- a CDS encoding thymidylate synthase has translation MKQYLDLMRHVREHGSFKSDRTGTGTYSVFGHQMRFDLAEGFPLVTTKKCHLKSIVHELLWFLKGSTNIAYLKENGVSIWDEWADENGDLGPVYGYQWRSWPAPDGRHIDQIANLMEMLKKNPDSRRLIVSAWNPALIDEMALPPCHALFQFYVADGKLSCQLYQRSADIFLGVPFNIASYALLTLMVAQVAGFEPGEFIWTGGDCHLYANHLEQTDLQLTREPLPLPTMKINPEVKDLFDFRFEDFELVGYEAHPHIKAPVAV, from the coding sequence ATGAAACAGTACCTCGACCTCATGCGCCACGTGCGCGAACACGGCTCCTTCAAGAGCGATCGCACCGGCACCGGCACCTACAGTGTGTTCGGCCACCAGATGCGCTTTGACCTCGCCGAAGGCTTCCCGCTGGTGACCACCAAGAAGTGCCACCTCAAATCGATCGTCCATGAGCTGCTGTGGTTCCTCAAAGGTTCGACCAACATCGCCTACCTGAAGGAAAACGGCGTCTCGATCTGGGACGAATGGGCCGACGAGAATGGCGACCTGGGCCCGGTCTACGGCTACCAGTGGCGCTCCTGGCCGGCGCCGGACGGCCGCCATATCGACCAGATCGCCAACCTGATGGAGATGCTGAAGAAGAACCCGGATTCGCGCCGGCTGATCGTCTCCGCGTGGAACCCCGCGCTGATCGACGAAATGGCCCTGCCGCCTTGCCACGCGCTGTTCCAGTTCTATGTCGCCGACGGCAAGCTCAGCTGCCAGCTGTACCAGCGCTCGGCCGACATCTTCCTCGGCGTGCCCTTCAACATCGCCAGCTACGCGTTGCTGACCCTGATGGTCGCGCAGGTCGCGGGCTTCGAGCCGGGCGAGTTCATCTGGACCGGCGGCGACTGCCACCTGTACGCCAACCACCTGGAACAGACCGACCTGCAGTTGACCCGTGAGCCGCTGCCGCTGCCCACCATGAAGATCAACCCCGAGGTGAAGGACCTGTTCGACTTCCGCTTCGAGGACTTCGAACTGGTCGGCTACGAAGCCCACCCGCACATCAAGGCGCCGGTCGCTGTCTGA
- a CDS encoding sugar dehydrogenase complex small subunit, whose product MSEAQLPAFPFSRRRLLAVACASAALGSVLLSPAARTWAALTPQAATELDEFMTLSQRLTGRSNLDPRIGERLFGVLAQRDTALRQSLAELLDRLGDAPATWNERQQWLARQILGGWYLGQIGDDTSATVVTYEQALMFRAVDDVLVIRSYCPNKPGFWAAQPTERGA is encoded by the coding sequence ATGTCCGAGGCACAGCTGCCCGCCTTTCCCTTTTCGCGCCGTCGCCTGCTGGCAGTGGCGTGCGCCAGCGCCGCTCTGGGCAGTGTACTGCTCAGCCCGGCCGCACGTACCTGGGCCGCGCTGACGCCCCAGGCGGCGACAGAGCTGGACGAGTTCATGACCCTGTCCCAGCGCCTGACCGGCCGCAGCAACCTCGACCCGCGCATCGGCGAACGCCTGTTCGGCGTCCTGGCCCAGCGCGACACGGCGCTGCGGCAGAGTCTCGCGGAACTGCTGGATCGCCTGGGCGACGCGCCGGCTACCTGGAACGAGCGCCAGCAGTGGCTGGCCCGGCAGATTCTCGGTGGCTGGTACCTGGGCCAGATCGGCGATGACACCAGCGCCACGGTGGTCACCTACGAACAGGCGCTGATGTTCCGCGCCGTGGACGACGTGCTGGTGATCCGCAGCTATTGCCCGAACAAGCCCGGCTTCTGGGCGGCGCAACCGACCGAGCGGGGGGCCTGA
- a CDS encoding GMC family oxidoreductase, with translation MADTQRADFVVVGSGVAGALVAHQLALAGKDVLILEAGPRMGRWEIVERFRNQADKSDNQAPYPSSPYAPHPQFKPDNHYLIQKGEHPYDVQYIRAVGGTTWHWAASAWRFLPNDFKLLSLYGVGRDWPIEYSELEPWYQRAEEELGVWGPGDEELDSPRSQPYPMPPLPLSWNEQRIKTLLNANGYRVVTEPVARNSRPYDGRPTCCGNNNCMPICPIGAMYNGIVHVEKAEAAGARLIENAVVFKLEKDDGGKIVAALYKDPQGNEVRVEGDTFILAANGIETPKLMLMSDVGNSSDMVGRNLMDHPGTAVQFYADEKLWPGRGPQEMTSMVGFRDGAFRSEYASKKIHLSNLSRTDQVAAELIRHGPLLLGHDLEAKIRDRAARFVRFDSFHEILPHPENRIVPSTTERDAAGIPKPEFTYAMDDYVRKSAVHTREVYAHAAKLLGGEEVKFDDSFANNNHITGTVLMGADPKDSVVDAQCRCHDHPNLFIASSGVMPTVGSVNCTLTIAALALRLAEQLKREAKA, from the coding sequence ATGGCCGATACGCAACGCGCCGATTTCGTGGTGGTCGGCTCCGGCGTCGCCGGCGCGCTGGTCGCCCATCAGCTGGCGCTGGCCGGCAAGGATGTGCTGATCCTCGAAGCCGGCCCGCGCATGGGCCGCTGGGAGATCGTCGAGCGCTTCCGCAACCAGGCGGACAAGTCCGATAACCAGGCGCCCTACCCGTCCAGCCCGTACGCGCCGCATCCGCAGTTCAAGCCGGACAACCATTACCTGATCCAGAAAGGCGAGCACCCCTACGACGTGCAGTACATTCGCGCCGTGGGCGGGACCACCTGGCACTGGGCGGCGTCGGCCTGGCGCTTCCTGCCCAATGATTTCAAGCTGCTCAGCCTCTATGGCGTGGGCCGCGACTGGCCCATCGAGTACTCGGAGCTGGAGCCCTGGTACCAGCGCGCCGAAGAAGAACTGGGTGTCTGGGGACCGGGTGACGAAGAGCTCGATTCGCCGCGCAGCCAGCCCTACCCGATGCCGCCGTTGCCACTGTCGTGGAACGAGCAGCGCATAAAGACCCTGCTCAACGCCAACGGCTACCGCGTGGTCACCGAACCGGTGGCGCGCAACAGCCGTCCCTACGACGGCCGGCCGACCTGCTGCGGCAACAACAACTGCATGCCCATCTGCCCCATCGGCGCGATGTACAACGGCATCGTCCACGTCGAGAAGGCCGAGGCCGCCGGCGCGCGGCTGATCGAGAACGCCGTGGTGTTCAAGTTGGAAAAGGACGACGGCGGCAAGATAGTCGCGGCGCTGTACAAGGACCCGCAGGGCAACGAGGTGCGCGTCGAGGGCGACACCTTCATCCTCGCTGCCAATGGCATCGAGACGCCCAAGCTGATGCTGATGTCCGACGTCGGCAACAGCTCCGACATGGTCGGCCGCAACCTCATGGACCACCCTGGCACCGCCGTGCAGTTCTATGCCGATGAGAAGCTCTGGCCGGGCCGCGGCCCGCAGGAGATGACCTCCATGGTGGGCTTCCGCGACGGCGCCTTCCGCAGCGAATACGCGTCGAAGAAGATCCACCTGTCCAACCTCTCGCGCACCGATCAGGTGGCCGCCGAGCTGATCCGCCACGGACCACTGCTGCTGGGCCACGACCTGGAAGCGAAGATCCGCGACCGCGCGGCGCGCTTCGTGCGCTTCGACAGCTTCCACGAAATCCTCCCGCACCCGGAGAACCGTATCGTGCCCAGTACCACCGAGCGCGATGCGGCGGGCATTCCCAAGCCCGAGTTCACCTATGCGATGGACGACTACGTGCGCAAGAGCGCGGTGCATACCCGCGAGGTCTACGCCCATGCGGCGAAACTGCTGGGGGGCGAGGAGGTGAAGTTCGATGACAGCTTCGCCAACAACAACCACATCACCGGCACCGTGCTGATGGGCGCCGACCCGAAGGACTCGGTGGTGGATGCGCAGTGCCGCTGCCACGACCATCCCAACCTGTTCATCGCCAGCAGCGGCGTGATGCCCACCGTCGGCTCGGTGAACTGCACCCTGACCATCGCCGCCCTGGCCCTGCGCCTGGCCGAACAGCTGAAGCGGGAGGCCAAGGCATGA
- a CDS encoding cytochrome c has protein sequence MKRLILLALLAAPLASHAAKALDPAPQELLQRGEYLARAGDCAACHTAPGGKPFAGGLPLATPLGAVYSTNITPDPKTGIGSYSYDDFARALRDGVAKGGTRLYPAMPYTAYAKITDEDMKALYAWFLEGGVQAVAQPNQDSDIAWPLNMRWPLAIWNLLFHQDSVYQPNPKQSPAWNRGAYLVQGLAHCGTCHTPRGMAFQEKAVDERTTGFLSGAALGGWYAFNITPDTHSGIGGWSDAEIAQYLKTGRVPGKAQAAGPMAEAVQHSFQYMTDADLLAIASYLRSVPEVSDGERKARFAWGEPADDVVTLRGQDFAAQKHDDGARLYLGNCASCHSWSGEGVKDGYYPMLLKNSAVGALQPDNLVQVVLGGVHRKVGDEEMFMPGFAGTLNDEQIATLVNYLTAQFGNPEVKVDSARVAEIRQP, from the coding sequence ATGAAGCGTCTGATCCTGCTCGCCCTGCTCGCCGCGCCCCTGGCCTCGCACGCCGCCAAGGCTCTCGATCCCGCCCCGCAGGAGCTGCTGCAACGCGGCGAATACCTGGCCCGCGCCGGCGACTGCGCCGCCTGCCACACCGCGCCGGGCGGCAAGCCCTTCGCCGGCGGCCTGCCGCTGGCCACGCCGCTGGGCGCGGTGTATTCCACCAACATCACCCCCGACCCGAAGACCGGCATCGGCAGCTACAGCTATGACGACTTCGCCCGCGCCCTGCGCGACGGCGTGGCCAAGGGCGGCACCCGCCTCTACCCGGCAATGCCCTACACCGCCTACGCGAAGATCACCGACGAGGACATGAAGGCGCTCTACGCCTGGTTCCTCGAAGGCGGCGTGCAGGCCGTCGCGCAGCCCAACCAGGACTCCGACATCGCCTGGCCGCTGAACATGCGCTGGCCGCTGGCGATCTGGAACCTGCTGTTTCACCAGGATTCGGTCTACCAGCCCAACCCGAAGCAGAGCCCGGCCTGGAACCGCGGCGCCTACCTGGTCCAGGGCCTGGCGCATTGCGGCACCTGCCACACGCCGCGCGGCATGGCCTTCCAGGAGAAGGCCGTGGACGAGCGCACTACCGGCTTCCTCTCCGGCGCCGCGCTGGGCGGCTGGTACGCCTTCAACATCACCCCCGACACCCACAGCGGCATCGGCGGCTGGAGCGACGCGGAGATCGCCCAGTACCTGAAGACCGGTCGCGTGCCGGGCAAGGCACAGGCAGCCGGGCCCATGGCCGAAGCGGTGCAGCACAGTTTCCAGTACATGACCGACGCCGACCTGCTGGCCATCGCCAGCTACCTGCGCAGCGTGCCGGAGGTCAGCGATGGCGAACGCAAGGCACGCTTTGCCTGGGGCGAGCCGGCGGACGACGTGGTCACCTTGCGCGGCCAGGACTTCGCCGCACAAAAGCATGACGATGGTGCGCGCCTGTACCTGGGCAATTGCGCCAGCTGCCACTCCTGGAGCGGCGAAGGGGTGAAGGACGGCTACTACCCGATGCTGCTGAAGAACAGCGCCGTGGGCGCCCTGCAGCCGGACAACCTGGTGCAGGTGGTCCTGGGCGGCGTGCACCGCAAGGTCGGCGACGAGGAGATGTTCATGCCCGGCTTCGCCGGCACGCTCAATGACGAGCAGATCGCCACGCTGGTGAACTATCTCACGGCACAGTTCGGCAATCCGGAGGTAAAGGTCGACAGCGCGCGGGTCGCCGAAATCCGCCAGCCTTGA
- a CDS encoding tetratricopeptide repeat protein: MTKPKKPAPRPASAPRKPYRGWLLAACAGLLLVATIGLWWWVQSSNPRLPVSASAPAKAPASTPAPPAVPAAPTTTMVDEQQCQGCHQAQFKSWQGSHHQQAMKPAAEGNVLGDFDNVTFKGETETTRFFRKDGEYWVNTPGADGKPADFKVAYTFGFEPLQQYLIDYPGGRLQALGVAWDSGKHQWFQLMPGQGIDHKDELHWTRPAQNANFMCIECHTTGFKRNYDTRTDSFASHWNSLGVGCQACHGPASRHLEWAQKPDSSADKGFEVPLQNASQATIVETCARCHARRAPLADGFQNKHRFMDDYLPSTLTRELYEIDGKIKDEVFEWGSFTQSKMFAKGVQCTDCHNPHSGELKAPGNGVCLQCHNTAARPVRPQIDGKGLQAKNYDSPEHTHHQPGTPGAQCTACHMPGRYYMVNDYRHDHGFTLPDPAHARRIGAPDACQACHRDMPGKQLGAKFREWFSSELPAKPNASSNPAPRYDDTLWKARNGKPGASRALHLLLATTDLPAIRRATLLAELPSYPSQRSLELVALGLKDADPLVRNAAIEALPALAGAPQQAMLLAPLLNDPIRAVRIAAAWQLAQLPPPVRASIGAALGKGLEEYEQVQHDLAERAEANLNLAMLYQQTDRGDQVEPALRVALQRNPDFLPARVTLIQWLEGNGRAAEARQTLDEGLRLFPTSGLLHHVNGLGLVRQGQRTQAIKELREAVRLSPEDDQFRFVLAIALHDTGDSDGACHELEQLLQRHPANRTARLALIDYLRETGQFQKVQQFTAELEQQNPDDPALKRE, from the coding sequence ATGACCAAGCCGAAGAAGCCTGCTCCACGCCCCGCGAGCGCGCCGCGCAAACCCTATCGCGGATGGCTGCTGGCCGCCTGTGCCGGCCTGTTGCTGGTGGCCACCATCGGCCTGTGGTGGTGGGTGCAGAGCAGCAACCCCAGGCTGCCGGTATCTGCCAGTGCGCCAGCCAAAGCCCCGGCATCGACTCCTGCTCCGCCGGCAGTACCGGCGGCACCCACCACGACGATGGTCGACGAACAGCAATGCCAGGGCTGCCACCAGGCGCAGTTCAAGAGCTGGCAGGGCTCCCACCACCAGCAGGCGATGAAGCCGGCTGCCGAAGGCAATGTGCTGGGCGACTTCGACAACGTCACCTTCAAGGGCGAGACCGAGACCACCCGTTTCTTCCGCAAGGACGGCGAGTACTGGGTCAATACCCCCGGCGCCGACGGCAAGCCGGCGGACTTCAAGGTTGCCTACACCTTTGGTTTCGAACCGCTGCAGCAATACCTGATCGACTATCCCGGCGGTCGCCTGCAAGCCCTCGGCGTGGCCTGGGATAGCGGCAAGCACCAGTGGTTCCAGCTGATGCCCGGCCAGGGTATCGACCACAAGGACGAACTGCACTGGACCCGCCCGGCGCAGAACGCCAACTTCATGTGCATCGAATGCCATACCACCGGTTTCAAGCGCAATTACGACACCAGGACCGACAGCTTCGCCAGCCACTGGAACAGCCTCGGCGTCGGCTGCCAGGCCTGCCATGGCCCGGCATCCAGGCACCTGGAATGGGCGCAGAAGCCCGATAGCAGCGCGGACAAGGGCTTCGAAGTGCCGCTGCAGAACGCCAGCCAGGCGACTATCGTCGAGACCTGCGCACGCTGCCACGCGCGCCGCGCACCGCTGGCCGACGGCTTCCAGAACAAGCATCGTTTCATGGACGACTACCTGCCCAGCACGCTGACCCGCGAGCTGTACGAGATCGACGGCAAGATTAAGGACGAAGTCTTCGAATGGGGTTCCTTCACCCAGAGCAAGATGTTCGCCAAAGGGGTCCAGTGCACCGATTGCCACAACCCCCACAGCGGCGAGCTGAAGGCGCCGGGCAATGGCGTCTGCCTGCAATGCCACAACACGGCGGCCAGGCCGGTGCGCCCGCAGATCGACGGCAAGGGCCTGCAGGCGAAGAACTACGACTCGCCCGAGCACACACATCACCAACCCGGCACACCGGGCGCGCAATGCACCGCCTGCCACATGCCGGGGCGTTACTACATGGTCAACGACTACCGCCACGACCATGGTTTCACCCTGCCGGATCCCGCCCATGCCCGTCGCATCGGCGCGCCGGATGCCTGCCAGGCCTGCCACCGCGACATGCCCGGCAAGCAGCTCGGCGCGAAGTTCCGCGAGTGGTTCTCCAGCGAGCTACCGGCCAAACCCAATGCCTCCAGCAACCCCGCGCCGCGCTATGACGACACCCTGTGGAAAGCGCGCAATGGCAAGCCCGGCGCCTCCCGCGCGCTGCACCTGCTGCTGGCGACGACCGACCTGCCGGCGATCCGCCGTGCGACCCTGCTCGCCGAGTTGCCCAGCTACCCCAGCCAGCGCTCGCTGGAGTTGGTGGCCCTGGGCCTGAAGGACGCCGACCCGCTGGTACGCAACGCCGCCATCGAGGCTCTGCCGGCGCTTGCGGGCGCCCCACAGCAGGCCATGCTGCTGGCGCCGTTGCTCAATGACCCGATCCGCGCCGTGCGCATCGCCGCGGCCTGGCAACTGGCCCAGCTCCCGCCACCGGTTCGCGCCAGCATCGGAGCGGCCTTGGGCAAGGGTCTCGAAGAGTACGAACAGGTCCAGCACGACCTCGCCGAGCGCGCCGAGGCCAATCTCAACCTCGCCATGCTCTACCAGCAGACCGATCGGGGCGATCAGGTGGAACCGGCGCTGCGCGTCGCCCTCCAGCGCAACCCCGACTTCCTGCCCGCACGGGTCACGCTGATCCAGTGGCTGGAGGGCAATGGCCGGGCAGCCGAAGCCAGGCAAACGCTGGATGAAGGCTTGCGCCTGTTCCCCACCTCCGGCCTGCTGCACCACGTCAATGGCCTCGGTCTGGTGCGCCAGGGACAACGTACCCAGGCGATCAAGGAACTGCGCGAAGCGGTGCGCCTGAGCCCGGAAGACGACCAGTTCCGCTTCGTCCTGGCGATCGCCCTGCATGACACCGGCGACAGCGACGGCGCCTGCCACGAGCTGGAACAACTGCTGCAGCGCCACCCTGCCAACCGGACGGCGCGCCTGGCGCTGATCGACTACCTGCGCGAAACCGGGCAGTTCCAGAAGGTGCAGCAGTTCACCGCGGAACTGGAGCAGCAGAATCCGGACGATCCCGCGCTAAAACGTGAGTGA
- a CDS encoding DUF2388 domain-containing protein, which yields MRRRFAPVVVALTLLPLASAMAEDRSFWRGVLTSGATTASSYLTSRDDHKLIGPAQDDAASFIATDGAIRGPYLEATLQQMRSADPALAQASDADLASAILAAQR from the coding sequence ATGCGTCGCCGTTTCGCCCCTGTCGTCGTAGCCCTCACCCTTCTCCCCCTCGCCTCGGCCATGGCCGAGGACCGCAGCTTCTGGCGCGGCGTCCTCACCTCCGGCGCCACCACCGCTTCGAGCTACCTGACCAGCCGTGACGATCACAAGCTGATCGGCCCGGCCCAGGACGATGCCGCCAGCTTCATCGCCACCGATGGCGCCATTCGCGGCCCCTACCTGGAAGCCACGTTGCAGCAAATGCGCAGCGCCGACCCGGCCCTGGCGCAAGCCAGCGACGCGGATCTGGCCTCGGCAATCCTGGCCGCCCAGCGCTGA
- a CDS encoding DUF2388 domain-containing protein, translating to MRTAKLATAFALLALPVASAMADGDFWRDVISSGATTASTYLTFKHDKLIVAAQDDASAFVASDGAIRGPYLEAALTRLRSDDAALQDRSDMELANAILVRRDDAPAQ from the coding sequence ATGCGTACAGCGAAACTGGCCACTGCCTTTGCCCTTCTCGCCCTGCCCGTTGCCTCGGCCATGGCCGACGGCGACTTCTGGCGCGACGTCATCTCATCCGGCGCCACAACCGCGTCGACCTACCTGACCTTCAAGCACGACAAGCTGATCGTCGCCGCCCAGGACGATGCGAGCGCCTTCGTAGCCAGTGACGGTGCGATCCGCGGCCCGTACCTGGAAGCGGCCCTCACCCGCCTGCGCAGCGACGACGCCGCGCTGCAGGACCGCAGCGACATGGAACTGGCCAACGCCATTCTCGTCCGCCGAGATGACGCACCCGCCCAGTGA
- the gcvP gene encoding aminomethyl-transferring glycine dehydrogenase produces the protein MSNTPSLSQLHQPDAFLARHLGPDAAEQQAMLDTLGLKNRDDLIVQTVPPAIRLNRPLDLPTALDEQGALAKLKGYALKNELWTSLIGTGYYGTLTPTVILRNVLENPGWYTAYTPYQPEIAQGRLESLLNFQQMTIDLTGLDLASASLLDEATAAAEAMALAKRVAKAKSNLFFVDTHCHPQTISVVQTRAEAFGFDVVVDEVDNLGQHQVFGALLQYPDTRGEVRDLRPLIDALHAQQAIACVASDLLALLLLTPPGELGADVVLGSAQRFGVPMGYGGPHAAFFACRDEYKRAMPGRIIGVSKDARGNTALRMALQTREQHIRREKANSNVCTSQVLLANIASLYAVYHGPQGLKRIAQRVHRLTSVLAAGLAAKGLKPVNQHFFDTLTFDVGAQQQAIVERARAARVNLRIVGEDRLGVSLDETTSAETLATLFDILLGAGHGLDVAQLDAGQVAEGIPAALQRSSGYLSHPVFNRHHSETEMLRYLRQLEGKDLALNQAMIPLGSCTMKLNATSEMIPITWPEFATLHPFVPREQAEGYRLMIEELESWLCAITGFDAICMQPNSGAQGEYAGLLAIRKYHESRGDAHRNICLIPSSAHGTNPASAIMASMRVVIVECDKGGNVDMEDLKRKAAEAGEQLSCLMITYPSTHGVYEEGICEICEVIHGHGGQVYMDGANLNAQVGLARPADIGADVSHMNLHKTFCIPHGGGGPGMGPIGVKKHLAPFVANHPVIRIEGPNPLNGAVSAAPWGSASILPISWMYIAMMGPQLADATEVAILNANYLAQQLDGAFPVLYRGRNERVAHECILDLRPLKAQTGISEEDVAKRLMDYGFHAPTMSFPVPGTLMIEPTESESKHELDRFIEAMLSIRAEIAKVETGEWPAEANPLKGAPHTLADVAGLWERPYQIAEAVTPTEHTRAFKYWPAVNRVDNVYGDRNLFCACVPVDDYRE, from the coding sequence ATGTCGAACACCCCTTCGCTTTCCCAGCTGCACCAGCCTGATGCCTTCCTCGCCCGCCACCTGGGCCCCGACGCCGCCGAGCAGCAAGCGATGCTCGACACCCTGGGCCTGAAAAACCGCGACGACCTGATCGTGCAGACGGTACCGCCGGCCATCCGCCTGAATCGGCCGCTGGACCTGCCGACCGCCCTCGACGAGCAGGGTGCACTGGCCAAGCTGAAGGGCTACGCGCTGAAGAACGAGCTGTGGACCAGCCTGATCGGCACCGGCTACTACGGCACCCTGACGCCGACCGTCATCCTGCGCAACGTGCTGGAGAACCCGGGCTGGTACACCGCCTATACCCCGTACCAGCCGGAGATCGCCCAGGGCCGTCTCGAATCGCTGCTGAACTTCCAGCAGATGACCATCGACCTCACCGGCCTCGATCTCGCCAGCGCCTCGCTGCTGGACGAAGCCACCGCCGCCGCCGAGGCCATGGCGCTGGCCAAGCGCGTGGCCAAGGCGAAGAGCAACCTGTTCTTCGTCGACACCCACTGCCATCCGCAGACCATCTCCGTGGTGCAGACCCGCGCCGAAGCCTTCGGCTTCGACGTGGTGGTCGACGAGGTGGACAACCTCGGTCAACACCAGGTGTTCGGCGCGCTGCTGCAGTACCCGGATACCCGTGGCGAGGTGCGTGACCTGCGCCCGCTGATCGACGCCCTGCACGCCCAGCAGGCGATCGCCTGCGTCGCCAGTGACCTGCTTGCGCTGCTGCTGCTCACCCCGCCGGGCGAGCTGGGCGCCGACGTGGTCCTGGGCAGCGCCCAGCGCTTCGGCGTGCCGATGGGCTACGGCGGCCCGCACGCAGCCTTCTTCGCTTGCCGCGATGAGTACAAGCGCGCCATGCCGGGCCGGATCATCGGCGTGTCCAAGGATGCCCGTGGCAACACCGCGCTGCGCATGGCGTTGCAGACCCGCGAGCAGCACATCCGCCGCGAGAAGGCCAACTCCAACGTCTGCACCTCGCAGGTGCTGCTGGCCAACATCGCCAGCCTGTACGCCGTGTACCACGGCCCGCAGGGCCTCAAGCGCATCGCCCAGCGCGTGCACCGCCTGACTTCCGTGCTGGCCGCCGGCCTCGCCGCCAAGGGCCTGAAGCCGGTCAACCAGCACTTTTTCGATACCCTGACCTTCGACGTCGGCGCGCAGCAGCAGGCCATCGTCGAGCGCGCCCGCGCCGCCCGCGTCAACCTGCGCATCGTCGGTGAGGACCGCCTGGGCGTGAGCCTGGACGAAACCACCAGCGCCGAGACCCTCGCCACGCTGTTCGACATCCTGCTGGGGGCCGGCCACGGCCTGGACGTCGCCCAACTCGATGCCGGCCAGGTCGCCGAGGGTATTCCCGCAGCCCTGCAGCGCAGCAGCGGCTACCTGAGCCACCCGGTGTTCAACCGTCATCACAGCGAAACCGAGATGCTGCGCTACCTGCGCCAGCTCGAGGGCAAGGACCTGGCGCTGAACCAGGCGATGATCCCGCTGGGCTCCTGCACCATGAAGCTCAACGCCACCAGCGAGATGATCCCGATCACCTGGCCGGAATTCGCCACGCTGCACCCCTTCGTGCCGCGCGAGCAGGCCGAGGGCTACCGCCTGATGATCGAGGAGCTGGAAAGCTGGCTCTGCGCGATCACCGGCTTCGACGCCATCTGCATGCAGCCCAACTCCGGCGCCCAGGGCGAGTACGCCGGCCTGCTGGCGATCCGCAAGTACCACGAGAGCCGTGGCGACGCGCACCGCAATATCTGCCTGATCCCGTCCTCGGCCCACGGCACCAACCCGGCCTCGGCGATCATGGCGAGCATGCGCGTGGTCATCGTCGAGTGCGACAAGGGCGGCAACGTCGACATGGAGGACCTCAAGCGCAAGGCGGCCGAAGCCGGCGAGCAGCTGTCCTGCCTGATGATCACCTACCCGTCCACCCACGGGGTGTACGAGGAAGGCATCTGCGAAATCTGCGAGGTCATCCACGGCCACGGCGGCCAGGTCTACATGGACGGCGCCAACCTCAACGCCCAGGTCGGCCTGGCGCGTCCGGCGGACATCGGCGCCGACGTGTCACACATGAACCTGCACAAGACCTTCTGCATTCCCCACGGCGGCGGCGGCCCGGGCATGGGCCCGATCGGCGTGAAGAAGCACCTCGCGCCCTTCGTCGCCAACCACCCGGTGATCCGCATCGAAGGCCCGAACCCGCTCAACGGCGCGGTCAGCGCCGCGCCCTGGGGCAGCGCCAGCATCCTGCCGATCAGCTGGATGTACATCGCCATGATGGGCCCGCAACTGGCCGACGCCACCGAGGTGGCGATCCTCAACGCCAACTACCTGGCCCAGCAGCTCGATGGCGCCTTCCCGGTGCTCTACCGTGGCCGCAACGAGCGCGTCGCCCACGAGTGCATCCTCGACCTGCGCCCGCTCAAGGCCCAGACCGGGATCAGCGAGGAGGACGTTGCCAAGCGCCTGATGGACTACGGCTTCCACGCCCCGACCATGTCCTTCCCGGTGCCGGGCACGCTGATGATCGAGCCTACCGAGAGCGAGTCCAAGCACGAGCTGGACCGCTTCATCGAGGCGATGCTGTCGATCCGCGCGGAGATCGCCAAGGTCGAGACCGGCGAATGGCCGGCCGAAGCCAACCCGCTCAAGGGCGCGCCGCACACCCTGGCGGATGTGGCCGGGCTGTGGGAACGCCCCTACCAGATCGCCGAAGCGGTGACGCCGACCGAGCACACCCGTGCCTTCAAGTACTGGCCGGCAGTGAACCGCGTGGACAACGTCTACGGCGACCGCAACCTGTTCTGCGCCTGCGTTCCGGTGGACGATTACCGCGAGTGA
- the gcvH gene encoding glycine cleavage system protein GcvH encodes MSNIPADLRYAASHEWARLEADGTVTVGISDHAQEALGDVVFVELPEVGKTLAAGQEAGVVESVKAASDIYAPVSGEVIAVNDVLADTPEEVNNDPYGSWFFKLKPSNPAELDKLLDAAGYRAASDADA; translated from the coding sequence ATGAGCAATATCCCCGCCGACCTGCGTTACGCCGCCAGCCACGAGTGGGCGCGCCTGGAAGCTGACGGTACCGTCACCGTGGGCATCTCCGACCACGCCCAGGAAGCCCTGGGCGACGTGGTCTTCGTCGAACTGCCGGAAGTGGGCAAGACCCTCGCCGCCGGCCAGGAAGCCGGTGTGGTCGAGTCGGTGAAGGCCGCCTCGGACATCTACGCCCCTGTGAGCGGCGAAGTCATCGCCGTCAACGACGTGCTGGCCGACACCCCCGAAGAAGTGAACAACGATCCGTACGGTTCCTGGTTCTTCAAGCTCAAGCCGAGCAACCCGGCCGAGCTGGACAAGCTGCTCGACGCCGCCGGCTACCGCGCTGCCAGCGACGCCGACGCGTAA